In the Erythrolamprus reginae isolate rEryReg1 unplaced genomic scaffold, rEryReg1.hap1 H_18, whole genome shotgun sequence genome, one interval contains:
- the LOC139155438 gene encoding olfactory receptor 5F1-like codes for NTNNNSIEIKNRTALTEFFLVGLSATTYMQIFLFCIFIIIYTTALSANFILILTIWTFRKLHTPMYFFIVNLSLVNVFSISITIPKLLQSLLTGRKTISFHGCLTQAYMFIWAVGTELLHLSFMAFDRYAAICHPLQYPMIMRKEVCVCIAIGVWLIGLVNTSTHSGLLNQLSFCNSNIINHFFCDLPPLLHLSCSDPTLNVFVLSASDWILGVGCCGFTLTSYFFIIRTICRIRSTEGKKKAFSTCSSHFIIVSIFYSSVIYTYIRPSSAYSPEQDKVVALLYSVVTPLANPVIYSLRNKDFKEGLKTLIGRVRLINWLQY; via the coding sequence AATACCAACAACAACAGTATTGAAATAAAGAACAGGACAGCCTTAACGGAGTTCTTCCTGGTTGGTCTATCAGCAACAACTTACATGCAGATATTTCTGTTCTGCATATTCATAATCATCTATACTACAGCCCTAAGTGCCAACTTCATTCTCATCCTTACCATATGGACTTTCAGGAAACTACACACACCCATGTACTTCTTCATTGTCAATTTGTCTTTAGTGAACGTATTCTCTATTTCAATTACAATACCTAAATTACTCCAGAGTCTTTTGACTGGAAGAAAGACAATCTCATTTCATGGTTGCCTTACTCAGGCCTATATGTTTATTTGGGCTGTAGGGACAGAACTTCTGCACCTCTCCTTTATGGCTTTTGACCGCTATGCTGCCATCTGTCACCCTTTGCAATACCCCATGATCATGAGGAAggaagtgtgtgtttgtatagCTATTGGAGTGTGGTTGATAGGTCTAGTTAATACTTCAACTCATTCTGGACTGTTGAACCAGCTGTCTTTTTGTAATTCCAATATTATCAATCATTTCTTTTGTGACCTCCCCCCTTTATTGCACCTCTCATGCTCAGATCCAACTCTAAATGTTTTTGTCTTATCTGCCTCAGATTGGATATTAGGAGTTGGCTGTTGTGGGTTCACCTTAACAtcatatttttttataataagaaCAATCTGCAGAATCCGTTCCactgaagggaagaaaaaagcatTCTCCACTTGTTCCTCACATTTTATAATAGTCAGTATTTTTTACTCCTCTGTAATTTATACTTATATCAGGCCCTCATCAGCCTACTCTCCAGAACAAGATAAGGTTGTTGCTCTCCTTTATTCAGTGGTAACTCCTCTTGCTAATCCAGTCATATATTCCCTGAGAAACAAGGATTTTAAGGAAGGATTAAAAACACTTATTGGGAGAGTACGACTGATCAATTGGCTTCAATACTGA